The DNA segment CCGCCCTCCGGACCGTGGACCCCGCTCGGCGGGCGCAGGCCTACGCCGAAGTGATGGGGGCCATTGATGCCCGGATCCCTTGGGTGCCACTGTTGGGCCAGGCCGGCCTCGTGGTCGCCAAACCGGGGCTCTCCGGACTGACCCTCGGGGGGGCCGACGAGGTCCTCCTGTACGGGGCCTATTGGCAGCCGTCACGCTGAGATCACCCGCTGGTTGCCCCAGACCGTGTCCGAACGGGACTTCCGCAACTGGGCGGCGAACAAGATGATCAGGCCGACGACCATCCCCGAGGACCTGCCTGAATTGCTGCTGGAGCAGGCGACCGCGCGTGAAGCCTTGAGGATATCCGTCGAGCAGCATCGCCAGTTGGCCGTCACCTTGCGGGGAGGGCAGCAAAAGCGGACCTTCGACGACGCCCTGAGCCAGTCGATGACGGGGCAGCCGCTATTGAAGACGGGGACGATCGACCTGATCATCGGGAGCGGTGGCGTCCTCTCCAATGCCCCCCGCCGCGCCCAGGCCGCCCTGATCCTCATCGACGCCTTTGAGCCCGGCGGCATCTGCCGGCTCTACGTGGACAGTCTCTTCATGCTCCCGCACCTCGGCGTCGTGTCGGAGGTCGATCCGGACATCGCCCTCGAGGTCTTCGAGAAAGATTGCCTCGTCCCCCTGGGTACCTGCCTCGCCCCGATGGGCCGGACCAGACCGGGCCAAACCATGCTGCGGCTGACCATGACCACGCCGAGCGGGGGGACGATCGTCGCGGAGGTCGCCGGCGGCAGCCTGAAAGTCATTCCCCTGCCGGTCGGCGGGACGGCCAGGGTTGTCGCCGAACCGGTCCGGGGCATCGATCTCGGACGCGGTCCCGGCCGGCGGGTGGAGGGACTGGTGGGTGGTGGTGTCGTCGGGCTGATCCTGGACGGCCGGGGCCGTCCGCTCTTCCTGCCGAAGGACCCCGAGCAACGTTCACGGAGTCTCATCGACTGGTGGCGAGCCATGGAGGCCTATCCCCTGGACCACTTGAGGGGCGCCGTTTGGTGCCAGGGGGGGGACGGACCATGAACGAGCCTTCGGCGCCCAGGCCGGGCGGCGGGAACATCATCCGGTCACGTGGTCGAAGTCCCGGTGGAACGGCGGCTCCTGGAAACCGAGGTCCGCTCCAAGGTGGTCCGCGTGCGCTGGGACGACGGTAGGTTCGTCGACGTGCCGTTGGCCAACGTCGGGGTGGTCTGAAGCGGCGGGGCGTCCGGCGCCAACGACTGATCGATGCCGCCCCGTCCCTGCGTTGCAGGCCGTCCGCGGCCTTTCCCGGCGGCCGGTGGCTGAACCTGCTGCAAGCTGGGAGGCCATTGCTTGACGGGTTTTCCGGCGAGTGGTAAAATGTACTCGTTGTGCGTCAGTTCTCTGATGGCACAACTGTTGGAAAGACATACTTGCGGGCTCGGCGGTCGAGACTAGATACCGGGACGGCTCCGCTCAGCGGCGCCGGCGGAATCCCTCCGATCAGCCCGTCATACGGGGAGTTGTCAGATGGCTACTCGATGCGATATCTGCGGAAAAGGCCCCATCACCGGAAGAGCGATCATTCGCCGGGGCGCGGCCAAACGTCGCGGCGGCGCCGGTCAGAAGATCACCGGTACGACCCTTCGCCGCCAATACCCCAACGTCCAGACGGTGCGGATCGTGGTCAACGGCACGCCGCGCAAGCTGAACGTCTGCACGAGCTGCCTAAAGGCCGGCAAGATTGAAAGGCTCCGGATGGGGGCCAAGGTCTGAGCGAGGCAGGAAAGGACCGCAAGGTCCTTTTTTGATGCATCATGCTTGACCCCGGCCGCTGGCTACAGGCGACCGGTTTCTTATGTAAAACAGAGAGACGGCTGGGCGATGTCGACATAACGTCACAAAGAACCACGCCTAGCTGCTCTTATATAATGAAGGGCCGAGCCGGGAAAAAGAGAGGAAAAAGCCCGCCGCCGTCGAAAGCAAGCCGCCCGCAACACCCGGGGGGAGGCAGGACGATGACGGTGGCGAAGCTCTTGGCCCTAAGTTCGATACCCGGTCTTGGGCCGCGCCGGATGGCCGACCTCCTGGCGGCCTTCGGATCGATCGGAGCCCTCTTCGAAGCCCGGGCCGAGATTGTCAGGCTCGCGGCCAGGCTGCCGGCGGAGGCCGCGACCGAGTTCCAGCCGAGCGCCCTCGAGCGGCGGCTTCGCGACGCCGAGGCTGAGCTCAGACGTCTTGGCGATGAGGGGGGCTGGGCGGTCGGCCTTGACGACCCCGACTACCCCGCCTTGCTGAGAACCATCCCCGACCCACCGCCGGTCCTCTTCGGGGTCGGCCGACGGCAGGCCCTCACTGAGCGGGCGGTGGCCGTCGTCGGCACGCGACGGGCGACGCCGTATGGGGCGGCCGCGGCGAAGATCGTCGCCGGAGACTTGGCCTCCGCGGGGCTGGTCGTGGTCAGTGGACTGGCTCGTGGCATCGACGCCATCGCCCATCAGGCGGCCCTGGACGAGGGTGGCTCGACCGTCGCCGTCCTGGGCTCCGGTCTTGGGCGGGTCTACCCGTGGGAGAACCGTGGGCTGGCCAGGGCGATCCGGGACGGCGGAGCCGGGGCCGTGGTCTCCGAGCACGTCTGGGAAACCGATCCGCGGCCGGGCAACTTCCCGGCCCGCAACCGGGTGATCAGCGGTGTCTCGCTGGCCGTCGTGGTCGTGGAGTCAGATGAGAAGGGCGGTGCCCTGATCACCGCCGATTGTGCTCTCGAGCAGGGCCGGGAGGTGTTGGCCGTACCCGGCCCGATCACCAGCCGATTCAGCCGAGGTCCTCATGCCCTGGTTTACGACGGCGCGAAGATGGTCAGGTCGGGCCAGGACGTCCTGGAGATCCTGGGGATTCCTGCCCGCGCGCCGACCGGGGCGCGGAGCGGAGCGAAGGAGCCGGCGGGGCCGATGGCCCGCGAGGCGCTGATCGTCCTGACTGCCTTGGATGTACTGCCCACCAGCCTCGATGAGTTGATCGAACGGACCGGGCTTGCCCCCGAAGCGGTGGCCGCCGTCACCAGCATCTTGGAGGTCGACGGCCTGGTACGAAGGATGCCCGGGCCGGTCTTCGTTCGGCTCAACAGTTGAGTCTTGGGAGTCCCACCTAGGAGGTAGCCCATTGGCGAAGCCGCTGATCATCGTGGAGTCTCCGGCCAAGGCCCGGACGATCGAGAAGTTCCTCGGCCGCCGCTACACGGTCAAGGCCTCGATGGGACATGTCCGCGATCTCCCGAAGAGCCAGTTCGGGGTGGATGTTGACGACGATTTCCGACCCAAGTACATCACCATCCGGGGCAAGGGCGAAGTCCTCAAGACGCTGCGGGACAGCGCCAAGAAGGCGAACAAGGTCTTCTTGGCCACCGACCCCGACCGCGAGGGCGAGGCGATCTCCTGGCATCTCGCCGCCGTCCTCGGCCTCGGCGACGACTGCGAATGCCGGGTCGAGTTCCATGAGATCACCAAGGACGCCGTGACCAGGGCGATCAAGAAGCCTCGCTCCATCGACACCCATTTGGTCGACGCCCAACAAGCCCGGAGGATCCTCGACCGGATCGTCGGCTACCGGCTCTCGCCCCTCCTCTGGCGCAAGGTCCGCCGCGGCCTGTCGGCCGGCCGGGTCCAGTCGGTCGCCGTACGGCTGATCACCGACCGCGAGGAAGAGATCAAGCGCTTCGTCAAAGAGGAATACTGGACCATCGAGGCGCGCCTCAAGACGTGGGCCGACGGGCAGGCCTTCTTGGCTCGTTACGTGGGGCCGGAAGGGCAGAAGGTCGACCTGAAGACCGGCGCCGAGGTCGACCGGATCCTGGCCGACCTGCGGCCGGCCTCCTTCACCGTGTTGTCGGTGAAGCGACGGGAGAGGCACCGCTCGCCGGCCCCGCCCTTCACCACCTCCAGCCTGCAGCAGGAGGCTTCTCGCAAGCTGGGGTTCACCGTCCGCCGGACGATGGCCCTGGCTCAGCAGCTCTATGAGGGCCTGGATCTGGGCCCGGCCGGAACCGTCGGTCTGGTGACCTATATCCGGACCGACTCCACCCGCGTCGCCGACGAGGCCCATCGCGAGGCCAGGGCCCTGATCAAGGAACGCTTCGGGGCCGATTTCGTGCCGTCCGAGCCGCGGGTCTATGAGGACAGGCGGGGGGCCCAGGGGGCCCACGAAGCGATCCGGCCGACCAGCCTGGACCGCAGCCCGGAGTCGGTCAAGGAGTCTCTCACCCCGGAGCAATACAAACTCTACCGGCTGGTCTGGGAACGTTTCCTGGCCAGCGAGATGAGTCAGGCCGTGCTGGACACGGTGACCGCCGACATCGCCGCGGGAAGACACTCCCTCCGGGCGACCGGCTCGACCGTCCGCTTCCCGGGCTTCATGGCCATCTACACCGAGGGGCAGGACGAGGAGCAAGGACCCGAGGAAGAGGAAGGACTCCTGCCGGAGCTGGCCGAGGGGCAGCCGCTCGAGGTCCAGAACCTCGATGGGCGCCAGCACTTCACCCAGGCACCCCCCCGGTATACCGAAGCGATGCTGGTCAAGGTCCTCGAGGAGAAGGGGATCGGCCGGCCCAGCACCTATGCCCCGATCATCGAGACCATTCAGTTCCGCGGGTACGTGGCCAAGGAGGACCGCCGCTTCCTCCCGACGAACCTCGGCACCCTCGTCATCGACCTGCTCAAGGAGCACTTTCCGAAGATCATCGATGTCGAGTTCACGGCTCAGCTGGAAGACCGACTTGACGAGATCGAGGCCGGTCGGAGGGAGTGGCAGAAGGTAGTCGGCGAGTTCTACGACCCCTTCGCCATCGACCTGTCCAGAGCCGAGGAGATCATCGGTCCGCTCGACCTGCCCGAGGAGGAGAGCGATCAGGTCTGCGACAAGTGCGGGGCCCGGATGGTGGTCAAGTATGGCCGCTTCGGCAAGTTCCTGGCCTGCCCGAAATTCCCGGACTGCAAGAACACCAAGCCGTTCGTCGAGGTCCTTCAGGCCAAGTGCCCATCCTGCGGGGCTCCGATGGTCGAACGCAAGAGCCGCAAGGGGCGGCGCTTCTATGGTTGCAGCGCCTACCCAGACTGCAGGTTCGTCTCCTGGCAGAAGCCTGTCGACCGGAACTGCCCGGAATGCGGGGCCTTCCTGGTCCAGCGGAAGAGCAAGGCCGAGGGCGACTACTACCAGTGCTCTAGAGAGGGCTGCGGCTACAAGGAGTACGGTGAGCCGGAAGGGACCGGGGGCGACTAGGAGGGGCGGGGGAGGGAGGGTCCTTGGAGTCGGTGATCATCGTCGGAGGGGGCCTGGCCGGCGCTGAGGCAGCCTGGCAGGCGGCGTCCCGCGGGGTCGCGGTAACCCTGCACGAGATGCGGCCCGGGAAGTCGACCCCGGCCCACCGCACCGGACTCCTGGCCGAGTTGGTCTGCTCGAACTCCCTGGGAGCCGATTCGGGCGACAACGCCCCGGGCCTGTTAAAACAGGAACTTCGGAGACTGGGATCGCTGATCATGAGGGCGGCCGACGAAAGCCGCGTTCCCGCCGGCAACGCCCTGGCGGTGGATCGCGGGACCTTCGCCGGCGCGGTCAGCCAGGCCATCGTGGGTCACCCGCTGATCCATGTGGTCAGGGAAGAGGTCGAAACCATCCCGGCGGCCGGACCGGCGATCATCGCCACGGGCCCGCTGACTTCAACGGCCATGGCCGATTCGATCGTCACCTTCACCGGCTCCGATGGCCTTTCGTTCTTCGATGCGGCGGCTCCGATGGTCGCCGCCGACAGCATCGACTACTCTAAGGTCTACCGGGCCTCGCGTTATGGTAAAGGTGGGGAGGACTACCTCAATTGCCCGCTGGACCGCCAGGAGTATCTGGCCCTGCGCCAGGCCCTCCTGGAGGCCGAGCGGCATCCGCCGGAGGACGTCGATAAGTCGGTCTTCTTCGAGGGCTGCCTGCCCGTTGAGGAGTTGGCCAGACGCGGCGAGGAGACCCTCCGTTACGGCCCGCTCAAGCCGGTCGGCCTGCCCAACCCTCGTGACGGCCGCACCCCCCATGCCGTCGTCCAGCTGCGTCAGGACAACCGTGAAGCGACCATCTTCAACCTGGTCGGCTTTCAGACCAGCCTGCGCTTCCCGGAGCAGAGGCGGGTCTTCAGGATGATCCCCGGGCTGGAGCAAGCTGAGTTCGTCCGCTACGGGGTCATGCACCGCAACACTTACCTGCGGTCGCCGGGCCTCCTCGGGCCGACCTTGGCCACCATCGAGCGCCCTGATCTCTTCTTTGCCGGGCAGATCACCGGGGTCGAGGGCTACCTCGAATCGACCGCCACCGGCCTGGTTGCCGGGATCAACGCGGCCCGTGGGCTTCGGGGACTTGAACCCGCCGGATTCCCACCGACGACGATGATCGGGGCCCTCTGCCGGTACGTCAGCGAGGCCGATCCCCATCATTTCCAACCGATGAATGCCAACTTCGGCCTGTTCCCCCCGGTGCCGGGGATCAAGAGGAGAGAGAAGAAACAATTCTTGATTTTGCGGGCGACGGAAGACCTTGGTAAGGTCTTGAATATTGTGAATTGAACTGGACACATCACCCCCGGGGTGCTACAATATGATGATGGATGGTCAGGGAGCCAAAGCTACCGAGCTCGAGGGGTACGTCGAGGGGTTTCTCACCACCCTCCGGACGGAGCGGGGTTTGGCCCAGAAAACCCTGGCCGCGTACCACATCGATCTCGGCCAGTTTTTTGCCTTTGTGGCCGGGGAGGACCCGGGTTTTGGAGCGCTTCGCCGCGGGCCCGCCGGCGCTTTGGAAGCCCCGGCCAGCAGCGAAGTAGCGGCGACCCGGGCGGCCAGGACCGGTCCCCTTGACTATCGGCTGATCCGGGCCTACCTTGGGGAACTCCAGCGACACGGTTTCAGTCGCCGGTCTGTCGCCCGGAAGCTGGCGGCCCTCCGGTCCTTCTTCAAGTACCTCGATCGGGAAGGGATCCTCCTCCGCAACCCGATGGTCGGTGTGGCCACCCCCCGTTTGGAGCGCAAGTTGCCACCGTTCCTCTACCAGAACGAGATAGAGAGCCTGCTGGCTCAGGCGGACGGAGGCACGGCCCTGGGCCTGCGGGACCGGGCCGTCCTCGAGTTGATCTACGGGTCCGGTCTGCGGGCTTCCGAAGCGGTCGGGTTGGACTTATCCCATCTGGACTTCGCCGATGAGTACGTCCGGGTCTTCGGGAAGGGTTCCAAGGAACGAATCGTCCCGATGGGAACGGCGTCCCTCAAGGCTCTCGGCGACTACCTGCGGGGAGGCCGCCCCCGGCTTACCGAGTCAGTGGGCGGGCCGTTGTTCGTCAACCGGTTCGGCCGGCGCCTGAGCGACCGTGGACTGCGACGGCTGCTCCAAAAGTACGTCCGGCAGACGGGCATCGCCCGGCATATCACGCCCCATGCCCTGCGCCATTCGATGGCCACCCACATGCTGGAGAACGGTGCCGACCTGCGGACCATCCAGGAGTTGTTGGGACACGCCAGTCTCTCGACGACCCAGATCTACACCCACGTCGGGAGGCGGCACCTCAAGAGACAATACGACCAGGCCCACCCGCGGGCCTAGGGGGAATCGGGAAGCGTGGAGGAGACGGGCCAGATAATGGGGACGACCATCGTCGCCATCCGGAGGAATGGTCAGGCGGCCATTGCCGGCGACGGCCAGGTGACGGTGGACAAGACGGTCTTGAAGCACCGGGCCAAGAAGGTCCGGCGGATTTATGGCGGCAAGGTTCTGGCCGGGTTCGCCGGGTCGGTGGCCGATGCCCTGACCCTGTTTGAGCGGTTCGAGGGGAAACTCGAGCAGTTCCAGGGCAATCTACCGCGGGCCGCCGTCGAGGTGGCCAAGGATTGGCGGACTGATCGGGCCTTGAGACGGCTTGAGGCGCTGCTCATCGTGATGGACCGCGATCATCTCCTGGTCGTGTCGGGGAACGGCGAGGTCATCGAGCCCGATGACGACATGGCGGCCATTGGCTCCGGAGGGCCATACGCATTGGCGGCGGCCAGGGCTCTGGCCAAG comes from the Bacillota bacterium genome and includes:
- the trmFO gene encoding methylenetetrahydrofolate--tRNA-(uracil(54)-C(5))-methyltransferase (FADH(2)-oxidizing) TrmFO translates to MESVIIVGGGLAGAEAAWQAASRGVAVTLHEMRPGKSTPAHRTGLLAELVCSNSLGADSGDNAPGLLKQELRRLGSLIMRAADESRVPAGNALAVDRGTFAGAVSQAIVGHPLIHVVREEVETIPAAGPAIIATGPLTSTAMADSIVTFTGSDGLSFFDAAAPMVAADSIDYSKVYRASRYGKGGEDYLNCPLDRQEYLALRQALLEAERHPPEDVDKSVFFEGCLPVEELARRGEETLRYGPLKPVGLPNPRDGRTPHAVVQLRQDNREATIFNLVGFQTSLRFPEQRRVFRMIPGLEQAEFVRYGVMHRNTYLRSPGLLGPTLATIERPDLFFAGQITGVEGYLESTATGLVAGINAARGLRGLEPAGFPPTTMIGALCRYVSEADPHHFQPMNANFGLFPPVPGIKRREKKQFLILRATEDLGKVLNIVN
- a CDS encoding tyrosine recombinase XerC, with translation MMMDGQGAKATELEGYVEGFLTTLRTERGLAQKTLAAYHIDLGQFFAFVAGEDPGFGALRRGPAGALEAPASSEVAATRAARTGPLDYRLIRAYLGELQRHGFSRRSVARKLAALRSFFKYLDREGILLRNPMVGVATPRLERKLPPFLYQNEIESLLAQADGGTALGLRDRAVLELIYGSGLRASEAVGLDLSHLDFADEYVRVFGKGSKERIVPMGTASLKALGDYLRGGRPRLTESVGGPLFVNRFGRRLSDRGLRRLLQKYVRQTGIARHITPHALRHSMATHMLENGADLRTIQELLGHASLSTTQIYTHVGRRHLKRQYDQAHPRA
- the topA gene encoding type I DNA topoisomerase, with product MAKPLIIVESPAKARTIEKFLGRRYTVKASMGHVRDLPKSQFGVDVDDDFRPKYITIRGKGEVLKTLRDSAKKANKVFLATDPDREGEAISWHLAAVLGLGDDCECRVEFHEITKDAVTRAIKKPRSIDTHLVDAQQARRILDRIVGYRLSPLLWRKVRRGLSAGRVQSVAVRLITDREEEIKRFVKEEYWTIEARLKTWADGQAFLARYVGPEGQKVDLKTGAEVDRILADLRPASFTVLSVKRRERHRSPAPPFTTSSLQQEASRKLGFTVRRTMALAQQLYEGLDLGPAGTVGLVTYIRTDSTRVADEAHREARALIKERFGADFVPSEPRVYEDRRGAQGAHEAIRPTSLDRSPESVKESLTPEQYKLYRLVWERFLASEMSQAVLDTVTADIAAGRHSLRATGSTVRFPGFMAIYTEGQDEEQGPEEEEGLLPELAEGQPLEVQNLDGRQHFTQAPPRYTEAMLVKVLEEKGIGRPSTYAPIIETIQFRGYVAKEDRRFLPTNLGTLVIDLLKEHFPKIIDVEFTAQLEDRLDEIEAGRREWQKVVGEFYDPFAIDLSRAEEIIGPLDLPEEESDQVCDKCGARMVVKYGRFGKFLACPKFPDCKNTKPFVEVLQAKCPSCGAPMVERKSRKGRRFYGCSAYPDCRFVSWQKPVDRNCPECGAFLVQRKSKAEGDYYQCSREGCGYKEYGEPEGTGGD
- a CDS encoding glutamate mutase L, coding for MSERDFRNWAANKMIRPTTIPEDLPELLLEQATAREALRISVEQHRQLAVTLRGGQQKRTFDDALSQSMTGQPLLKTGTIDLIIGSGGVLSNAPRRAQAALILIDAFEPGGICRLYVDSLFMLPHLGVVSEVDPDIALEVFEKDCLVPLGTCLAPMGRTRPGQTMLRLTMTTPSGGTIVAEVAGGSLKVIPLPVGGTARVVAEPVRGIDLGRGPGRRVEGLVGGGVVGLILDGRGRPLFLPKDPEQRSRSLIDWWRAMEAYPLDHLRGAVWCQGGDGP
- the dprA gene encoding DNA-processing protein DprA codes for the protein MTVAKLLALSSIPGLGPRRMADLLAAFGSIGALFEARAEIVRLAARLPAEAATEFQPSALERRLRDAEAELRRLGDEGGWAVGLDDPDYPALLRTIPDPPPVLFGVGRRQALTERAVAVVGTRRATPYGAAAAKIVAGDLASAGLVVVSGLARGIDAIAHQAALDEGGSTVAVLGSGLGRVYPWENRGLARAIRDGGAGAVVSEHVWETDPRPGNFPARNRVISGVSLAVVVVESDEKGGALITADCALEQGREVLAVPGPITSRFSRGPHALVYDGAKMVRSGQDVLEILGIPARAPTGARSGAKEPAGPMAREALIVLTALDVLPTSLDELIERTGLAPEAVAAVTSILEVDGLVRRMPGPVFVRLNS
- the hslV gene encoding ATP-dependent protease subunit HslV, whose product is MGTTIVAIRRNGQAAIAGDGQVTVDKTVLKHRAKKVRRIYGGKVLAGFAGSVADALTLFERFEGKLEQFQGNLPRAAVEVAKDWRTDRALRRLEALLIVMDRDHLLVVSGNGEVIEPDDDMAAIGSGGPYALAAARALAKHTVLSAAEIAREALETAASICIYTNDQITVEEL
- the rpmB gene encoding 50S ribosomal protein L28, which codes for MATRCDICGKGPITGRAIIRRGAAKRRGGAGQKITGTTLRRQYPNVQTVRIVVNGTPRKLNVCTSCLKAGKIERLRMGAKV